A window of the Cucurbita pepo subsp. pepo cultivar mu-cu-16 chromosome LG01, ASM280686v2, whole genome shotgun sequence genome harbors these coding sequences:
- the LOC111802421 gene encoding cytochrome P450 71B37-like isoform X1, with amino-acid sequence MLRVDKMMPTNDFFIWVPLLFLCSSLLLLKSIRKQAKPNNKLLPPTPPKLPLLGHLHLIGSLPHRSLSQLSKKYGPVMLLQLGSVPTIVISSAAAARELFKFHDLASCSRPLLTGSGRFSYNFVDLNLSPYGERWRELRKICMLQLFNPRRVESFQEIREEEVGRLVNSISQSSSSSSPIDVSEKSYSLTANIITRVAFGSIFSGGKLDDEHFQHVMHSALAAIGSFSMTDFIPTLGWIIDRLKGVHGRLEKSFGEMDAFFEHVVEDRINFKKSCKKEENIVDVLLRMERESSESDALKVTKDCVKALIMDIFLAGVETGASTIVWAMAELVRNPNVMKKLQDEIRSCIKEDSVKEIDLEKFEYLKIVVKEVLRLHPPASLLLPRETISPFKLNGYDIDSKAHLHINVWAIGRDPQSWTDPEEFFPERFIGSNIDYKGQNFELIPFGSGRRICPGMNMGTLMVKLALANLLLCFDWKLPDGMKEEDVDMEEEAGLGAAKKSPLKLIPIPSF; translated from the exons ATGCTTAGAGTTGATAAAATGATGCCTACTAATGATTTTTTCATCTGGGTTCCTCTGCTtttcctctgttcttctctGTTGCTTCTTAAATCCATAAGAAAACAGGCAAAACCCAACAACAAGCTTCTTCCTCCCACCCCTCCAAAGCTTCCTTTGTTGGGCCATCTGCACCTCATTGGCTCCCTACCTCatcgctctctctctcagctttcaaaaaaatatggcCCCGTCATGCTCCTCCAATTGGGCTCTGTCCCAACCATCGTAATCTCCTCTGCCGCTGCTGCAAGAGAGTTGTTTAAATTTCATGACCTTGCATCTTGCAGCCGCCCTCTCTTAACGGGTAGTGGAAGATTTTCCTACAACTTCGTGGACCTAAATCTATCACCGTACGGCGAACGTTGGAGGGAACTTCGGAAGATTTGTATGCTTCAGCTCTTCAATCCTCGGCGGGTGGAATCTTTTCAGGAAATTAGAGAAGAGGAAGTGGGGCGACTTGTGAACTCCATCTCTcaatcctcttcttcttcatctccaattgatgtgagtgAGAAATCCTATTCTCTCACTGCAAATATAATAACAAGAGTTGCTTTCGGAAGCATCTTCAGCGGAGGAAAATTAGATGATGAACACTTTCAACATGTTATGCATAGTGCATTAGCAGCAATTGGAAGCTTCTCGATGACCGATTTCATTCCTACTTTGGGTTGGATTATTGATCGGTTGAAGGGTGTTCATGGGAGGCTGGAGAAGAGCTTTGGTGAAATGGATGCCTTTTTTGAACATGTAGTCGAGGATCGTATCAACTTCAAGAAGAGTtgtaagaaggaagaaaacatTGTTGATGTTTTGCTGAGAatggaaagggaaagctctgAATCTGATGCATTAAAAGTCACCAAAGATTGCGTTAAAGCACTCATCATG GATATTTTTCTAGCTGGAGTAGAAACTGGAGCAAGCACCATTGTTTGGGCCATGGCAGAGTTGGTTAGGAACCCAAACGTGATGAAGAAGCTCCAAGACGAGATTAGAAGTTGCATAAAAGAAGATTCAGTGAAAGAGATAGACTTGGAAAAGTTTGAGTATCTAAAAATTGTAGTGAAAGAGGTTTTAAGATTGCATCCACCAGCTTCACTTCTACTTCCAAGAGAAACCATCTCCCCTTTCAAGCTCAACGGTTACGATATCGACTCCAAGGCTCATCTTCACATCAATGTGTGGGCCATTGGACGAGACCCACAATCTTGGACTGACCCAGAAGAGTTCTTTCCAGAGAGGTTTATAGGAAGCAATATCGATTACAAAGGACAGAACTTCGAGTTAATACCGTTTGGAAGCGGCCGAAGAATATGTCCTGGGATGAATATGGGTACCCTTATGGTGAAGTTGGCACTTGCTAACCTCTTGTTGTGCTTTGATTGGAAACTCCCAGATGgaatgaaggaagaagatgtgGATATGGAAGAGGAAGCTGGTCTTGGAGCGGCCAAGAAATCACCCCTTAAGCTTATTCCGATCCCTAGCTTTTAG